Proteins co-encoded in one Corylus avellana chromosome ca9, CavTom2PMs-1.0 genomic window:
- the LOC132191268 gene encoding chaperone protein dnaJ 72: protein MDDHYKVLGLNRNATKDEIKEAFRKLAIQLHPDKHSQSPQAVRENATLRFKQVSEAYEVLSDDRKRAHFNFRSPSGSGRYASYGYGYGYGYNNNNYDHSHRAWNAKVYESSTFESAFRFLTTRAFLRNLSFAGALLGGMFIIDMSMETLWKTHNSGKSFEEAINSIKKVEAVDSMKESEKEAVESAN, encoded by the exons ATGGACGATCATTACAAGGTTCTGGGTTTGAACAGGAACGCCACCAAAGACGAAATCAAGGAAGCATTCAGAAAATTGGCTATCCAGCTTCACCCAGACAAGCACTCTCAATCGCCTCAAGCCGTTCGAGAAAATGCCACTCTCAGATTCAAGCAGGTTTCCGAGGCCTACGAGGTCCTCAGCGATGACCGTAAGCGTGCCCATTTCAATTTCCGCTCTCCTTCTGGGTCTGGTCGCTATGCTTCTTATGGTTATGGTTATGGTTATGGCTATAACAATAACAATTATGATCATTCTCATCGTGCTTGGAATGCCAAAGTTTATGAATCATCCACATTCGAGTCTGCGTTTCGCTTTCTCACGACCCGTGCCTTTCTTCGCAACCTTAGCTTTGCAGG TGCTTTGTTAGGTGGAATGTTTATAATCGATATGAGCATGGAGACCCTATGGAAGACACACAACTCTGGG AAATCATTCGAAGAAGCCATAAATTCAATTAAGAAAGTTGAAGCCGTGGATTCAATGAAGGAATCTGAAAAAGAAGCCGTGGAGTCTGCTAACTAA
- the LOC132192334 gene encoding membrane steroid-binding protein 2-like, with protein MAMAVYTTVMEEITGYTGLSPAAFFTILALMVMVYTTVCGMFVAPEDFNKPPVVMANNLSSNILNMNNSTAKPLQLGEVTEHQLKAYDGSDPNKPILIAIKGQIYDVSASRMFYGPGGAYAMFAGREASRALALLSFKPQDINGNLEGLDASELDILQDWEDKFMDKYVKVGHLAS; from the exons ATGGCGATGGCGGTGTATACGACGGTGATGGAGGAGATAACAGGGTACACCGGGCTATCACCGGCGGCCTTTTTCACAATTCTGGCTCTCATGGTTATGGTCTACACAACGGTGTGCGGCATGTTCGTCGCTCCCGAAGATTTCAATAAGCCCCCCGTTGTGATGGCCAACAACTTGAGCTCCAACATTTTAAACATGAACAATTCTACTGCTAAGCCGCTCCAGCTGGGAGAAGTTACTGAGCATCAACTCAAGGCTTACGACGGTTCTGACCCCAATAAGCCCATCTTGATCGCCATCAAAGGCCAGATCTACGACGTCTCTGCCTCCAG GATGTTTTATGGTCCGGGTGGGGCGTATGCAATGTTTGCTGGAAGGGAGGCCAGCAGAGCCCTTGCGCTTCTGTCTTTCAAGCCCCAGGACATCAATGGTAACCTTGAAGGTCTGGATGCATCGGAGCTTGATATTTTACAGGACTGGGAAGATAAATTCATGGACAAATATGTGAAAGTAGGccacctagctagctag
- the LOC132191652 gene encoding uncharacterized protein LOC132191652 — protein MGSKLEIAVQMRKILIISVRTCYRSVSGHPFLVGMLCFLLFLYKSFPFAFSLLVSASPVLFCTALLLGTLLSYGQPIMIPEIEKDDQFGHSLKAGVSGNATVVVDERDESFVVERHAGKGRDIVEEEAVEGSTSAEDKVGKVEADDGLADYVPPIDHGSREIQLEKRAIEESEEEFHGLELEKKKEIYQENLGIEGMSDDGEHLENQYGVLHKVGDESLEVEGIVKPLGELVDADKGDHLDLSAYADNDDDDDGDDGSLDSGSDLAESSSPDASMADIIPLLDELHPLLDLEAPQPALMSHDESDVASAQSSKSDDGSVDSDEESEIQGEEVEDGADENEDDEEEEEAQGGKEDESKSAIKWTEDDQKNLMDLGTSELERNQRLENLIARRRARKNMRLMTEKNLIDLDGADLTFNVPPISTARHNPFDLPCDSYEPPGSAPSILLPRRNPFDIPYDPNEEKPDLKGDSFQQEYTTFHQKDTFFRRHESFSLGPTGLGGHRKEMHDIKFRPFFVPERFASEGTSYSSFERQSSEVSESKLSSVPDTESVSSAADQDDKKLNEQDFCQETGFISSIDHASDRVQHGSRFSEDIDSLQMEPVEKRDVHHDEFEITLGQVGNHSGMDSNLSETGGADTPLEINTSEIHIETQPVEEYSSRSSLSSLSEIDEKISCAKKEESMSLDIEESGSSMQRSLEEPDFHFPSGEVDELPHEPVYDSSPSASEKILRFSSISSDLQAEISEMGSPPVSIETVHVADKESELHSQSIGKDSSNDEEMHAASSLAHPEDEMEPRSREAQESGEDEVTQVESSGVNHGDQNECVMPESLVEHISVDSRSSSPDIGSLGSVEEKGMAYKIESLSHEHDQVSSSSIDPGILFDKDVHEKLDSIASSYQMAYENLNLSRKEEHPQPSMVVEHASVISSETEPVELHAIVREENFQLEQDQVYSSSSSDSGSVGEGLMHKHVIQPEQDQVQSSSSYDAEIHEGGHQDAVEKLDLVASSPQHIPSSDLSVSASEEQQPPLVTEQVIRVLPSQSTSETEHVEVHLLNKEEIVQFKQDESTDAKINPGLHQDLDVKVVSFNDHDECRESCSNLAEPSEVVRITKHGDVPEVLDPKRKILPNPTSLASDSTQIDIPAEIPECNSPTGGVDLQADIPRGIVNEDYVKVLEYVSYSAEAYGSLDAKQNINEEAEEIKEIDEGLLSELDAVGDFSVKEVVGEPEEFNVGSTEFDLLHKDSEPTKNEPDLPVLEARSLEDIDLAFKQLHEGVDVEEVILPSMVDDWLVVGESDEHVESNSNMKAVDAKSLEDIDIALKQVSEVNLHELPEPLDSNNQSSSAEPCEVGSAKKTEPSDAGSVVQETSTVFVDKPEHGSDETSESISLSISNSLNIKSKEEKSHSTRFASSSSSRDFD, from the exons ATGGGATCAAAATTGGAAATTGCCGTTCAAATGAGAAAAATTCTGATCATATCAGTCAGAACGTGCTACAGATCAGTTTCCGGTCATCCATTCCTTGTGGGTATGCTCTGTTTCTTGTTATTTCTGTACAAATCTTTTCCTTTCGCATTTTCCCTTTTGGTCTCTGCGTCCCCTGTTTTGTTCTGCACTGCTCTTCTCCTTGGGACTCTTTTGAGTTATGGGCAACCCATCATGATACCCGAAATTGAAAAAGATGATCAGTTTGGCCATTCCCTTAAGGCTGGGGTTTCGGGGAATGCCACTGTTGTTGTTGATGAGAGAGATGAGAGCTTTGTTGTAGAAAGACACGCGGGAAAGGGAAGGGATATAGTAGAGGAGGAGGCTGTTGAGGGTTCTACTTCTGCAGAAGATAAAGTCGGCAAGGTCGAGGCTGATGATGGGTTGGCTGATTATGTGCCACCGATTGATCATGGTTCCCGGGAAATTCAGTTAGAGAAGCGAGCAATAGAGGAATCTGAGGAAGAGTTTCACGGTTTGGAAttggaaaagaagaaggaaatttaTCAGGAGAACTTGGGGATTGAAGGTATGTCAGATGATGGGGAACATCTTGAGAACCAATATGGTGTGCTTCACAAAGTGGGAGATGAGAGTCTTGAAGTGGAAGGCATTGTTAAGCCGCTGGGAGAGTTGGTTGATGCTGATAAGGGGGATCACTTGGATTTATCTGCTTATgctgataatgatgatgatgatgatggtgatgatgggTCTTTGGATTCAGGGTCTGATCTAGCGGAGAGTTCCTCGCCAGATGCTTCAATGGCTGACATCATTCCATTGCTTGATGAGCTCCACCCACTTTTGGATTTGGAAGCTCCGCAGCCTGCACTTATGTCCCATGATGAGTCAGATGTCGCTTCGGCACAGTCTTCTAAAAGTGATGATGGCAGTGTTGACTCGGACGAAGAATCAGAAATTCAAGGAGAAGAAGTAGAAGATGGTGCTGATGAAAACGAAGAtgatgaggaggaagaagaagcacaGGGAGGCAAAGAGGATGAAAGTAAATCGGCAATCAAGTGGACAGAGGATGACCAAAAGAACCTCATGGATCTGGGGACTTCGGAGCTGGAGAGGAACCAACGCCTGGAGAATCTCATTGCAAGGAGGAGAGCACGGAAAAACATGAGATTGATGACTGAAAAGAATTTAATAGATTTAGATGGCGCTGACCTTACCTTTAACGTTCCACCCATTTCGACAGCAAGACACAATCCATTTGATCTCCCCTGTGATTCCTATGAACCACCTGGTTCTGCACCATCTATACTGCTGCCTAGACGAAACCCTTTTGATATTCCTTATGACCCAAATGAGGAAAAACCTGATCTCAAGGGAGACAGTTTTCAGCAAGAGTATACGACATTCCACCAGAAAGATACATTTTTCCGTAGGCATGAAAGTTTCAGTTTGGGACCGACAGGCCTAGGGGGTCACAGGAAAGAGATGCATGATATTAAATTCAGACCCTTTTTTGTGCCAGAGCGGTTTGCTTCAGAGGGAACAAGCTATTCCTCATTCGAGAGGCAGTCAAGTGAAGTTAGTGAATCGAAGTTGAGTTCTGTTCCTGATACTGAATCGGTGAGTTCTGCTGCTGATCAAGATGACAAGAAGCTCAATGAACAAGATTTTTGTCAAGAAACAGGATTCATCTCCAGCATAGACCATGCTTCTGATCGTGTTCAACATGGAAGCCGATTTTCTGAAGATATTGATTCTTTGCAGATGGAACCAGTTGAGAAGAGAGATGTTCACCATGATGAGTTTGAGATAACATTGGGGCAAGTTGGAAATCATTCTGGAATGGATTCCAACTTGTCTGAAACAGGAGGGGCAGATACTCCTCTGGAAATTAATACTAGCGAAATTCATATTGAAACACAACCAGTTGAAGAGTACAGCAGTAGATCAAGTTTGTCATCGTTGTCAGAAATAGATGAGAAAATATCTTGtgcaaaaaaagaagaatcaaTGAGTTTGGATATCGAAGAATCTGGCAGCTCAATGCAACGTTCTCTTGAGGAGCCAGATTTCCACTTTCCGAGTGGAGAGGTGGATGAACTTCCACATGAGCCTGTTTATGATTCAAGCCCCTCTGCAAGTGAAAAGATCCTCCGTTTTTCCTCCATTTCTTCTGATTTGCAAGCAGAGATATCTGAAATGGGTTCACCTCCAGTTTCAATTGAAACTGTTCACGTTGCTGATAAGGAGTCTGAATTGCACAGTCAGAGCATAGGGAAAGATTCTTCTAACGATGAAGAAATGCACGCAGCATCCTCACTAGCACATCCAGAAGATGAAATGGAACCAAGGTCGAGGGAAGCACAAGAGTCGGGTGAGGATGAAGTTACTCAGGTAGAGTCTTCTGGAGTTAACCACGGTGATCAAAATGAATGTGTGATGCCTGAATCTTTGGTTGAGCATATTTCAGTTGATTCAAGGTCATCTTCTCCTGACATTGGATCATTAGGATCAGTAGAGGAGAAGGGTATGGCATATAAGATAGAAAGTTTGTCTCATGAACACGATCAAGTCAGCTCCTCGAGTATTGATCCTGGGATTCTTTTTGATAAGGATGTGCATGAGAAGTTAGATTCCATTGCTTCTAGTTATCAGATGGCTtatgaaaatttaaatttgtctAGAAAAGAAGAACACCCTCAGCCTTCAATGGTGGTTGAGCATGCGTCAGTGATATCTTCAGAAACTGAACCTGTTGAGCTGCATGCCATTGTTAGGGAAGAAAATTTTCAGCTTGAGCAGGATCAAGTTTATTCATCAAGTTCATCAGATTCTGGATCTGTAGGTGAAGGCTTGATGCATAAGCATGTAATTCAGCCTGAACAGGACCAAGTCCAGTCATCAAGTTCTTATGATGCAGAGATCCATGAGGGGGGCCACCAAGATGCAGTTGAGAAGTTGGATTTGGTGGCTTCTTCTCCCCAACATATTCCTTCCAGTGAtttatctgtgtctgcctcagAGGAACAACAGCCTCCTTTGGTGACTGAGCAAGTTATACGGGTTCTTCCCAGTCAGTCTACTTCAGAAACTGAACATGTGGAGGTCCATTTGTTGAATAAGGAGGAAATTGTTCAGTTCAAACAGGATGAAAGCACTGATGCAAAAATCAACCCTGGTCTCCACCAAGATTTGGATGTGAAGGTGGTTTCTTTCAATGACCATGATGAGTGCAGG GAATCGTGTAGCAACCTGGCAGAGCCTTCAGAGGTTGTGAGAATCACCAAACATGGAGATGTGCCAGAAGTCCTTGATCCCAAGCGTAAAATTCTGCCAAATCCGACTTCCTTGGCTTCTGATTCCACTCAAATTGATATCCCAGCTGAGATTCCTGAATGTAATTCACCTACCGGTGGAGTGGATTTGCAAGCTGATATCCCTCGTGGAATTGTAAATGAGGACTATGTTAAGGTCTTAGAATATGTAAGCTATTCTGCAGAAGCTTATGGTTCTCTCGATGCCAAACAAAATATCAATGAAGAGGCAGAGGAAATAAAAGAGATTGATGAAGGATTGTTGTCAGAATTGGATGCAGTTGGGGACTTTAGTGTCAAAGAAGTTGTTGGTGAGCCAGAGGAATTTAACGTTGGGAGTACTGAATTTGATTTGCTGCATAAAGATTCAGAACCAACAAAGAATGAGCCAGACCTCCCAGTTCTTGAAGCAAGATCACTTGAAGATATTGACTTGGCTTTTAAGCAGCTTCATGAAGGAGTAGATGTTGAGGAAGTCATCCTCCCCAGTATGGTTGATGATTGGCTAGTTGTGGGAGAGTCCGATGAACATGTGGAATCCAATTCAAACATGAAAGCAGTTGATGCAAAATCTCTGGAAGATATTGATATTGCTCTCAAGCAAGTCTCAGAAGTTAATCTTCATGAGCTGCCAGAACCTTTGGATTCAAACAATCAATCATCATCAGCAGAGCCATGTGAAGTGGGTTCTGCCAAGAAGACTGAACCAAGTGATGCAGGATCTGTTGTTCAAGAAACTAGTACTGTTTTTGTTGATAAACCAGAGCATGGATCTGATGAAACATCTGAGAGTATCAGTTTAAGCATATCTAATTCAttgaatataaaaagtaagGAGGAAAAATCTCACAGTACAAGATTTGCTTCAAGCTCCAGCTCGAGGGACTTTGATTGA
- the LOC132192087 gene encoding uncharacterized protein LOC132192087 isoform X2, which translates to MEDDTRVYQQLRKLACITSSEEALDHILSILWNTRRTGLRPPDKSHIQSLLNLPSPAELDPVLACLRSLIRKCAHHNFSGDDLLKLFPPDLPLDLQTLLVLSFHKYQNQWKEDLSTQQQHSSQRTSESYQVPSFPSSSDISSTPLWPRQDDPVARLNRGANDLGAFAPSVAGSGLQRDALLPDNPGILPRLKSMTWTMENRVAVISLKLQDYSKSPLGEMEVKFQLTRDTLEAMLKSMTYISEQLSSMVGNSLVPAHKKQRQ; encoded by the exons atggaggaCGACACAAGAGTGTACCAGCAATTGCGAAAGCTAGCGTGTATAACCAGTTCCGAGGAAGCCCTGGATCACATCCTATCCATCCTCTGGAACACTCGGAGAACCGGCCTCCGCCCTCCCGATAAGTCCCACATTCAGTCCCTCCTCAATCTTCCTTCTCCCGCCGAACTCGATCCC GTTTTGGCATGCCTTCGTTCGCTCATCAGAAAATGCGCCCATCACAACTTCTCCGGCGATGATCTTCTGAAGCTCTTCCCTCCCGATCTTCCGCTCGATCTCCAAACCCTTCTTGTGTTGTCCTTCCACAAGTATCAGAATCAGTGGAAGGAAGATTTATCCACACAACAGcag CATTCTTCGCAAAGGACCAGCGAGTCCTATCAGGTCCCGTCTTTCCCATCTTCTTCGGATATTTCTTCTACTCCGCTATGGCCTCGTCAAGATGATCCCGTTGCTCGACTGAATCGCGGCGCCAACGATCTTGGGGCTTTCGCTCCGAGTGTTGCTGGGTCGGGGCTCCAACGCGATGCTCTTCTTCCCGACAACCCG GGAATTCTACCCCGCCTCAAGTCAATGACTTGGACTATGGAGAATAGAGTGGCTGTCATCAGCCTTAAG CTGCAAGACTACAGCAAGTCTCCTCTAGGTGAAATGGAGGTGAAGTTTCAGCTTACTAGAGACACACTTGAAGCTATGTTGAAATCAATGACCTACATTAGTGAACAACTCTCAAGCATG GTTGGGAATTCATTGGTGCCAGCACATAAGAAGCAAAGGCAGTAA
- the LOC132192087 gene encoding uncharacterized protein LOC132192087 isoform X1, giving the protein MEDDTRVYQQLRKLACITSSEEALDHILSILWNTRRTGLRPPDKSHIQSLLNLPSPAELDPVLACLRSLIRKCAHHNFSGDDLLKLFPPDLPLDLQTLLVLSFHKYQNQWKEDLSTQQQHSSQRTSESYQVPSFPSSSDISSTPLWPRQDDPVARLNRGANDLGAFAPSVAGSGLQRDALLPDNPGILPRLKSMTWTMENRVAVISLKLQDYSKSPLGEMEVKFQLTRDTLEAMLKSMTYISEQLSSMVCIFCVVIMTINWRITIASFGSSCHVL; this is encoded by the exons atggaggaCGACACAAGAGTGTACCAGCAATTGCGAAAGCTAGCGTGTATAACCAGTTCCGAGGAAGCCCTGGATCACATCCTATCCATCCTCTGGAACACTCGGAGAACCGGCCTCCGCCCTCCCGATAAGTCCCACATTCAGTCCCTCCTCAATCTTCCTTCTCCCGCCGAACTCGATCCC GTTTTGGCATGCCTTCGTTCGCTCATCAGAAAATGCGCCCATCACAACTTCTCCGGCGATGATCTTCTGAAGCTCTTCCCTCCCGATCTTCCGCTCGATCTCCAAACCCTTCTTGTGTTGTCCTTCCACAAGTATCAGAATCAGTGGAAGGAAGATTTATCCACACAACAGcag CATTCTTCGCAAAGGACCAGCGAGTCCTATCAGGTCCCGTCTTTCCCATCTTCTTCGGATATTTCTTCTACTCCGCTATGGCCTCGTCAAGATGATCCCGTTGCTCGACTGAATCGCGGCGCCAACGATCTTGGGGCTTTCGCTCCGAGTGTTGCTGGGTCGGGGCTCCAACGCGATGCTCTTCTTCCCGACAACCCG GGAATTCTACCCCGCCTCAAGTCAATGACTTGGACTATGGAGAATAGAGTGGCTGTCATCAGCCTTAAG CTGCAAGACTACAGCAAGTCTCCTCTAGGTGAAATGGAGGTGAAGTTTCAGCTTACTAGAGACACACTTGAAGCTATGTTGAAATCAATGACCTACATTAGTGAACAACTCTCAAGCATGGTATGCATATTCTGTGTTGTGATTATGACGATAAATTGGAGAATTACAATTGCTAGTTTTGGGAGTTCTTGCCATGTATTGTGA